Genomic segment of Eubacterium sp. 1001713B170207_170306_E7:
ACGCTGACATCCGCCATTGTCTCGCTGTTTTCGATGATTGACTCAATGATCTATATCCCGAGACTGGCGCTCGCAGGGGTTGACGCCCATACCGCAACGACCATGATCGGCGATTTTGCCAATGCGGATACGCTGATTAATATACCGCTCGTTATCAGTGGAACCCTTGCGGTTGCCATGATACCGGCGATTTCGGAATCCTTTGCCCTCCGTGATAAAAAGGCAATGGGGCATAAAATTGATGTTGCCATCCGTCTGGTTATTATGGTAGCTTTACCTTGCTGTATTGGCCTTTCTGTGCTCTCACAGGGAATTTTTGATATTCTTTTTCAAGGCTCACCTTATGGACCCGAAATTTTAAAATATTACTCGTACGCGACTATTTTTATGATGCTTTCAAACACATTTCAAAGCATTCTCCAGGCCATAGACCGCTTCAGAGTACCATTGATCAATCTTGCTATTGCGATTGTAATCCGTTTTGTAACAGGATGGATCTGTCTGGCAGTGCCTGCGTTTAACATCTATGGGATTGTTATCAGCAGTATGATTACTTTTGTTTATTTAACGATATCTAATTATATCTGCGTCAAGCGTTTTACCGGGTTCCAGATGGATGCGAAGCAAACGCTTTTTAAACCATTGGTTTCAGCCATTCTGATGGGGCTTGCTACCTGGGGTGTTTACGCATTGGTAAGCATGCTCGCAGGCAATTTTATCGCAGTCGTGACAGCGGTGGTGGTTGCCGTTGCTGTGTATTTTTTCCTGATGATTTTGATTGGTGGAATCACAGAAGAAGAAATGGCTATTCTGCCAGCACAGAAGATTATCGAACCGGTTTACAGGAAAATCAGAGGGATTTTATATCGCTAGAATAGAGGAAAGCTATGTCACAGATAAGTATTGTAGGTTTAGGGCCCGGTGCCTTGGGCCAGCTAACAGTAGAAACACTGGAATTACTCCAGAACGACAGTAAAAATTATTTCAGAACAGCCGTCCACCCCGTAGTCAAAGAGCTGGAGAAACGTGGGATAATGTACGTCAGTTTTGATACATTGTATAAAAGCTGTGAGTGTTTTGAGGACGTTTATGAAAAGATCGCAGAAGAACTTATCCAGAAAGCACAGACTGGAGAAACGCTGGTTTATGCGGTTCCTGGCAACCCGCTGTTTGGGGAACAGAGTGTCGTCAATTTAATGCATAAATGCCAGGAAAAGAAGATAAGCTACCAGATTTATTCGGGGGTGAGCTTTGTTGATGTTTCCATGACAGCATTAAAGGAAGACCCCGTAAATGGTCTGAAGATTATTGACGCCTTTGAAATTAACAAACAAATTCCGGACAAGGCAATGGGGAATCTGGTCACTCAGGTTTTCAACCGTCATATGGCATCAGAAATTAAGCTTTTCCTGTTGGATTACTATCCAGATGATTATCCGGTTGTTTTGCTCATCAACGCCGGAATTCCGGGACAAGAGATCATTAAAGAGGTTCCATTGTGTGAGATGGACTGGACTGATGAGATCAACCATTTAACCACGCTCTATATCCCGCCGGATAAAAAGGGCATGAGAAGCTATCAAAAGCTGCTTGAAATTATGGAGATCCTCAGAAGTCCGGAGGGCTGCCCCTGGGACAGAAAGCAAACACATGAGAGCCTTAAAGCATATCTGCTGGAGGAAACCTATGAAGTGATGGATGCTATTGAGACAGAGGATACAGAAAATCTGATAGAGGAACTGGGAGATCTGCTTTTTCAGATTATTTTTCATGCACAGCTTGGCAGAGAAGAAGGACTTTTCACAATTAATGATGTTCTGGAAGAAATCAATCAAAAGATGGTACGCCGGCACCCTCATGTGTTTATGACTCCCGAGGAGATTTCATCCGAAGAGGTGGTGACCAATTGGGATGAAATCAAAAAAACAGAGAAGCAGACACAAACGATCTCCGATGAAATGGCGCGAATTCCCAAAGAATTTACTGCGTTAATGGAGGCCTGTAAGGTTCAATCCAAAGCGGCCAAAGTTGGGTTCGATTTGGAAAACCCATTGGATGCATTAGAGAAGGTTGCGGAGGAAGAAAAAGAAGTAAGAGCGGAAATTATAAATGAATGCCCGGATAAACTAGAAGAAGAACTGGGGGATTTGCTGTTTGCGGTTGTCAATGTTGCCCGCCTGGCAAAAATTCAGCCTGAGACTGCACTGCGTAAAGCGACACAAAAGTTTATCATGCGTTTTAAAGAAATGGAAAAAATTACCCTAAATGAACAAAAAAGTATGCTTGATTACGACCTTGATGGTCTTGAGCAGCTGTGGCAACTGGTAAAATCCTTAAAAAACTAAGGTTTTTAGCTAAAAATACAGAAAATGCTTGTATTTTTTAGCGAAACGTGATTATAATAATAATCATAAAAATTAAAACATAAAGATCACACTTTACGGAGGGATAAGAATGAACAAATCAGAATTAATTGCCGCTATGGCAGAAAAATCGGGATTATCTAAAAAGGACTCAGAAAAAGCTTTAGGTGCTTTTATGGATACCGTTGTTGACGCCTTAAAGGACGGCGACAAAGTTG
This window contains:
- a CDS encoding polysaccharide biosynthesis protein, with the translated sequence MSKKASSYLKGATILAVAGILSRLLGLFYKVPVYNLVGSYGNGIYSNVTNVYNLLLMVSTVGLPVAISKMISENIAIKDYLAAHNVFKVSFWTLLIMGGLSTAFLFLGADWLITVANWPGESFPAIMAIAMAPLIIAICSSFRGFFQGFQIMNPTAISQIIEQIVRVGLGVFLCWYFISSGMGVGMGVGGAVFGATAGGLFAMLFLWFLYWAFTAANKKTLKQTSRPVPLTNKQIFKRLVIIAVPVTLTSAIVSLFSMIDSMIYIPRLALAGVDAHTATTMIGDFANADTLINIPLVISGTLAVAMIPAISESFALRDKKAMGHKIDVAIRLVIMVALPCCIGLSVLSQGIFDILFQGSPYGPEILKYYSYATIFMMLSNTFQSILQAIDRFRVPLINLAIAIVIRFVTGWICLAVPAFNIYGIVISSMITFVYLTISNYICVKRFTGFQMDAKQTLFKPLVSAILMGLATWGVYALVSMLAGNFIAVVTAVVVAVAVYFFLMILIGGITEEEMAILPAQKIIEPVYRKIRGILYR
- the mazG gene encoding nucleoside triphosphate pyrophosphohydrolase gives rise to the protein MSQISIVGLGPGALGQLTVETLELLQNDSKNYFRTAVHPVVKELEKRGIMYVSFDTLYKSCECFEDVYEKIAEELIQKAQTGETLVYAVPGNPLFGEQSVVNLMHKCQEKKISYQIYSGVSFVDVSMTALKEDPVNGLKIIDAFEINKQIPDKAMGNLVTQVFNRHMASEIKLFLLDYYPDDYPVVLLINAGIPGQEIIKEVPLCEMDWTDEINHLTTLYIPPDKKGMRSYQKLLEIMEILRSPEGCPWDRKQTHESLKAYLLEETYEVMDAIETEDTENLIEELGDLLFQIIFHAQLGREEGLFTINDVLEEINQKMVRRHPHVFMTPEEISSEEVVTNWDEIKKTEKQTQTISDEMARIPKEFTALMEACKVQSKAAKVGFDLENPLDALEKVAEEEKEVRAEIINECPDKLEEELGDLLFAVVNVARLAKIQPETALRKATQKFIMRFKEMEKITLNEQKSMLDYDLDGLEQLWQLVKSLKN